Proteins encoded by one window of Branchiostoma floridae strain S238N-H82 chromosome 6, Bfl_VNyyK, whole genome shotgun sequence:
- the LOC118417919 gene encoding uncharacterized protein LOC118417919 has protein sequence METMVRDLGQGDGGKERSPVRLERPDFCCLVPEPALCVEVDHTGSNATDSQHDEPTVRPDDRRVTVATLREAAEIVAHQGEGDVKGTAGHSRGRSVRPAARLYRKAKRAASETTTTGASKVRRKRQKRKVEEEVEDDSRPQPKRKTPESLTPRTYYDPRLSRVAPIYQDVVAGDRVLVNFIADDPCPWESTNSVELSACERGVTPTDFDFCSCYRQYQDFQTRKVLSLVASELTMWLDNQESDRM, from the exons ATGGAGACGATGGTGCGAGACTTGGGCCAGGGTGATGGCGGGAAGGAGAGATCACCTGTCCGTCTGGAGCGTCCTGACTTCTGCTGTCTGGTTCCTGAACCAGCCTTGTGTGTGGAAGTGGATCACACAGGGAGTAATG CAACCGACTCTCAGCATGATGAGCCCACTGTTCGGCCCGATGATCGCCGTGTCACTGTGGCGACGCTCCGAGAGGCAGCTGAGATTGTTGCACATCAGGGGGAAGGCGACGTGAAGGGCACGGCCGGGCACAGTCGCGGGCGGAGTGTCCGTCCAGCCGCCCGCCTTTACCGCAAAGCCAAACGGGCAGCTTCTGAGACGACGACGACTGGTGCCTCTAAGGTCCGTCGAAAGCGTCAGAAGAGGAAAGTTGAGGAGGAGGTCGAAGACGACTCCCGACCACAGCCGAAGAGGAAGACACCAGAGAGTCTAACACCCCGCACGTACTACGATCCCCGCCTGTCCAGAGTCGCGCCCATCTACCAAGATGTAGTCGCAGGAGACAGGGTCCTCGTCAACTTTATCGCCGACGATCCCTGCCCGTGGGAGTCGACCAACAGCGTGGAGCTGTCAGCATGCGAGAGAGGCGTCACCCCCACCGACTTCGACTTCTGCAGCTGCTACCGACAGTACCAGGACTTTCAGACCAGGAAGGTGCTGTCGCTGGTAGCCAGTGAACTGACGATGTGGCTGGACAACCAGGAGTCGGACAGGATGTAA
- the LOC118417491 gene encoding teashirt homolog 1-A-like: protein MPRRKQHSPKKVRLDDGTAAAGAATSASPLEEDVDDDVFREDLDGDFHADADDEYEEDLENEETFLGDEKQTLLGHGVYPGWRAGAIPPADYLPNGSLQVAFDESPLKSLSQLSEGVPGEMRGTPQTQGSFVDDTKNYLFSPYSIFIRSNLRRQNRSYNGGMAGKLKCKYCGEAFESLFTLTVHMSQTGHFRSQSTCVQRLTQKSTKPKKRSMLDMEEKEHTDAVLKCMGCGQSFDTLQDLTVHMMQTKHYEKIAQKWDFGKEDEAEEAPQDLTDYFGNNNLVSPNAEASEVQCAMPVFCRPTTLNIPSQTSTDTTEAAKEPAQSSSSSAATVGTLLPFKLEELFPQMYKEEDVEHTTTMTVHSLRASLQYQKQKKQILRCLACSKVCDSLHMLTQHMLDTGHFSKVPNGPEKTEEESKAERVPLLVQAPSSTMSKSQDDSMDNEVSPSQTNGNTETSTSVIQAPSKPRIEEKYLHTAEIQQPSKGNILQLLQNTVHCSLQKAAGQESSSSVGSYSVPATSVLESRWIQRRSPVIASAPPRIKVEEKEEEGAVDLRVHSSPSPTVTTSAIPSTSSVLSTLSTTSGTEKYVKPNASKAKQEDPLDAMRRIAQSCEPSTRCEDAFKMHNHSSSGPDVKPLPGRSQLLSSTNSAVMTASNRVSGRLTSTSRTFCEAPSKEEQRLGSGNRRIAPRAGNCHVETVKVSRRGRHSSWNPVHQMILQAYIVSNMDTAEGRPRSPPPDISHDDKVGIAHATGLTMTAINHWVANVRYRLRHAGSAKFVKNYQTTSPLFQCLECGTQPTTPRHFVSHLENHLGFKVTDVNAMAAKMASEPVTRQAVNSSKVADVNENSFKCSLCSCEFKSRHAVKIHLSKTHEKSPHYQDNFIVPLNSNVQ from the exons ATGCCTCGCAGGAAGCAGCACAGTCCGAAGAAAGTGAGAT TGGATGATGGGACTGCAGCTGCGGGCGCAGCGACGTCAGCATCACCACTTGAAGAAGATGTCGATGACGATGTGTTCCGCGAAGACTTGGACGGGGACTTCCATGCAGACGCTGATGATGAGTATGAGGAGGACCTTGAGAATGAAGAAACTTTCCTTGGAGACGAGAAACAAACCCTTCTCGGGCACGGGGTGTACCCAGGATGGAGGGCAGGGGCAATCCCACCAGCAGACTATCTCCCCAATGGGTCCTTACAGGTAGCTTTTGATGAATCGCCGCTCAAGTCTTTGAGTCAGTTGAGTGAGGGTGTGCCAGGGGAAATGAGAGGCACCCCTCAGACACAAGGGAGTTTTGTTGATGACACCAAGAACTACCTCTTCAGCCCTTACAGCATCTTCATCCGATCCAACCTGCGGAGGCAGAACCGCTCGTACAACGGTGGAATGGCCGGTAAGCTGAAGTGCAAATATTGCGGGGAGGCGTTCGAATCCCTGTTCACCCTCACGGTGCACATGTCTCAGACTGGACACTTCCGAAGCCAGAGCACGTGCGTACAGAGGCTCACGCAGAAAAGCACCAAGCCCAAGAAACGCTCCATGCTGGACATGGAGGAGAAGGAGCACACGGATGCTGTGCTGAAGTGCATGGGCTGCGGACAGTCCTTCGACACACTTCAGGACCTCACCGTCCACATGATGCAGACAAAGCACTATGAGAAAATTGCACAAAAGTGGGACTTTGGGAAGGAGGATGAGGCAGAGGAAGCCCCTCAAGACCTGACTGACTACTTCGGGAACAACAACCTTGTCAGCCCAAACGCTGAGGCATCAGAAGTACAGTGTGCCATGCCAGTCTTCTGTAGACCAACAACTCTGAACATTCCATCCCAAACTTCTACAGACACAACAGAGGCTGCGAAGGAACCAGCTCAGTCTAGTTCTAGTAGTGCAGCAACGGTGGGCACCCTCCTGCCATTCAAGTTGGAGGAACTGTTCCCGCAGATGTACAAAGAGGAAGATGTGGAACACACCACGACCATGACGGTGCACAGTTTGAGAGCCAGTCTGCAGTACCAGAAGCAGAAGAAACAGATCCTGCGGTGTCTGGCCTGCAGCAAGGTTTGCGATTCCCTCCACATGCTCACACAGCATATGCTGGATACCGGACACTTCAGCAAGGTCCCCAATGGTCCAGAGAAGACGGAAGAAGAAAGCAAGGCAGAGAGGGTACCCTTACTTGTTCAAGCACCGTCATCAACAATGTCAAAGTCACAGGATGACTCAATGGACAATGAGGTGTCTCCAAGTCAGACAAACGGGAACACAGAAACGTCCACTTCTGTGATCCAGGCACCTTCCAAGCCGAGGATTGAAGAGAAGTATCTGCACACAGCAGAGATCCAGCAGCCTTCCAAAGGCAATATCCTCCAATTGTTGCAAAACACTGTCCACTGCTCCCTGCAGAAGGCAGCAGGGCAGGAGAGCAGTAGTTCTGTGGGGTCCTACTCGGTTCCTGCCACTAGTGTGTTAGAGAGTAGATGGATACAGCGGAGAAGTCCCGTCATCGCTTCCGCTCCTCCTAGAATTAAGGTGGAGGAGAAGGAAGAGGAAGGAGCTGTCGACTTGAGGGTTCACTCGTCCCCATCTCCCACTGTAACCACCAGTGCAATTCCATCCACCAGTAGTGTTCTGTCTACATTGTCCACCACCAGTGGGACTGAAAAGTATGTCAAACCCAATGCCAGCAAGGCAAAGCAAGAGGACCCACTGGATGCCATGAGGAGAATAGCACAGTCTTGCGAACCATCCACACGCTGTGAGGATGCCTTCAAGATGCATAACCACAGCAGCTCTGGCCCCGATGTCAAGCCCCTCCCAGGGCGTTCCCAGTTGTTATCGTCCACCAATTCTGCAGTTATGACAGCAAGCAATAGGGTCTCTGGTAGGTTAACTTCCACTAGTCGGACATTCTGTGAGGCACCAAGTAAAGaagagcagaggttaggttctgGTAACCGGCGAATAGCGCCCAGGGCCGGGAACTGCCATGTAGAAACAGTGAAGGTGAGTAGACGAGGTCGCCACTCCTCGTGGAATCCGGTTCACCAAATGATCTTGCAGGCTTATATTGTATCCAATATGGACACGGCCGAGGGTCGGCCTCGCAGTCCCCCTCCCGACATTAGCCACGATGACAAAGTGGGCATAGCCCATGCCACGGGTCTCACCATGACAGCCATCAATCACTGGGTTGCCAACGTACGGTACCGACTCAGGCATGCCGGCAGTGCCAAGTTCGTGAAGAACTACCAGACCACGAGTCCTCTGTTCCAGTGCTTAGAGTGTGGCACGCAGCCCACCACACCCAGACACTTTGTTTCACACTTGGAAAACCACCTGGGGTTCAAAGTGACCGATGTCAATGCCATGGCAGCTAAAATGGCCAGCGAACCGGTGACGCGCCAGGCTGTAAATTCCAGCAAAGTTGCAGACGTGAATGAAAATTCCTTTAAGTGTTCGTTGTGCTCGTGTGAGTTCAAGAGCAGACATGCCGTCAAGATCCATCTGAGCAAAACGCACGAGAAATCCCCCCACTATCAGGACAATTTCATCGTTCCCTTGAATTCGAATGTTCAGTGA